Proteins encoded by one window of Anomalospiza imberbis isolate Cuckoo-Finch-1a 21T00152 chromosome 20, ASM3175350v1, whole genome shotgun sequence:
- the LYRM9 gene encoding LYR motif-containing protein 9 isoform X1 codes for MLAAAGPAMSPLPEAELVRSSVQLYRYLLRCCRRLPPGPIQQHYRHAIRQSFKVHADEDDPERIQQIIKRAIEDADWVMNKYKNQK; via the exons AGCCGCGGCGGGCCCGGCCATGTCCCCGCTGCCGGAGGCAGAGCTGGTGCGCAGCTCGGTGCAGCTGTACCGGTACCTgctgcgctgctgccgccgcctgCCCCCGGGCCCCATCCAGCAGCACTACAGACACGCCATCCGCCAG AGTTTCAAAGTCCATGCTGATGAAGACGATCCTGAGCGAATCCAGCAGATCATTAAGAGAGCCATTGAAGATGCTGACTGGGTGATGAATAAA tataaaaACCAGAAGTAG
- the LYRM9 gene encoding LYR motif-containing protein 9 isoform X2 produces the protein MSPLPEAELVRSSVQLYRYLLRCCRRLPPGPIQQHYRHAIRQSFKVHADEDDPERIQQIIKRAIEDADWVMNKYKNQK, from the exons ATGTCCCCGCTGCCGGAGGCAGAGCTGGTGCGCAGCTCGGTGCAGCTGTACCGGTACCTgctgcgctgctgccgccgcctgCCCCCGGGCCCCATCCAGCAGCACTACAGACACGCCATCCGCCAG AGTTTCAAAGTCCATGCTGATGAAGACGATCCTGAGCGAATCCAGCAGATCATTAAGAGAGCCATTGAAGATGCTGACTGGGTGATGAATAAA tataaaaACCAGAAGTAG